A section of the bacterium genome encodes:
- a CDS encoding type II toxin-antitoxin system HicA family toxin: MGRMPQVRSRELVRFLKARGFVEDRQTGSHLTLRHEINGVSVTVPVHTDCDVGRGLAL; this comes from the coding sequence ATGGGACGGATGCCGCAAGTTCGATCGCGGGAACTCGTCCGGTTTTTAAAAGCCCGCGGATTCGTCGAGGACCGACAAACCGGTAGCCACCTGACGCTTCGTCACGAGATCAACGGGGTATCGGTCACCGTCCCGGTCCATACCGATTGCGACGTCGGGCGTGGTCTGGCGTTGTGA
- a CDS encoding type II toxin-antitoxin system HicB family antitoxin, whose product MRFLSFQIAIEKEPDDEGYFAYSPTLPGCFSNGKTIEEAKRNIREAIRQHVASMVEHGDVIPDEERLVHVEELTIGIP is encoded by the coding sequence ATGAGGTTTCTTTCCTTTCAGATCGCTATCGAAAAAGAACCCGACGACGAGGGCTATTTCGCCTATAGCCCCACGTTGCCCGGCTGTTTCAGCAACGGCAAGACCATCGAGGAAGCCAAACGCAACATCCGCGAAGCGATCCGGCAGCATGTCGCGTCGATGGTCGAGCACGGGGATGTGATTCCAGACGAAGAACGACTTGTTCATGTTGAAGAATTGACCATCGGCATTCCTTGA